A genomic stretch from Sulfobacillus thermosulfidooxidans includes:
- a CDS encoding GAF domain-containing sensor histidine kinase: MALKKGHTAIPSDLTRQVRELETLIMLNQKIAMQVDLDSLLQTIVDCARDLIGAKMGGLVVVDENNPRQLRHFKVSGVPPAKELPRGHGLFMVPYRTGQAVRLDQIPLSHHVNKPPNHPQLGSFLGVPLKSFEALLGSLFLAESPCGRHFTQRDQDLLSAFATQAAIALESVRSRDQLARILVLEERERISMALHSSVAQTLFLLKVEISRCQQHLPQSNEELLTRLTAMQELAEKGLRDVKTAIFSLTDNAPSRGLVPLISQMLIEFEKETGIKTKFLCTGNDQKIGPAPISVARDIVREALTNIRKHSQSDIAIITLSIKANETILAIHDMGIGLPPSWQTPLSYGIRSMDTLARRIGGHFAIFGHDEGGTTVRVILPNNAKPTKSRTSPCIE, encoded by the coding sequence ATGGCGCTCAAAAAGGGACATACCGCCATTCCGTCCGATTTAACTAGACAGGTTCGTGAACTCGAAACGTTAATCATGCTTAACCAAAAAATTGCCATGCAGGTCGACCTCGACAGTCTCTTACAAACCATCGTTGATTGCGCTCGTGATCTCATTGGGGCTAAGATGGGTGGGCTCGTCGTCGTAGACGAGAATAATCCGCGCCAACTTCGGCATTTCAAAGTTTCTGGTGTCCCACCCGCCAAGGAACTGCCGAGAGGTCATGGATTGTTTATGGTTCCTTATCGCACTGGACAAGCCGTTCGGCTTGATCAAATCCCCTTGTCGCATCATGTCAATAAACCTCCCAATCATCCTCAGTTGGGGTCGTTTCTAGGAGTCCCTTTGAAATCCTTCGAGGCGTTACTAGGCAGCTTATTTTTGGCTGAAAGTCCGTGTGGTCGACATTTTACCCAACGAGATCAAGATTTGCTATCTGCCTTCGCCACGCAAGCAGCCATTGCTCTTGAAAGTGTTCGCAGTCGTGATCAGTTGGCTAGAATTTTAGTGCTGGAAGAACGAGAGAGAATTAGCATGGCCCTGCATTCCTCAGTGGCCCAAACCTTATTTTTGTTGAAAGTGGAAATAAGCCGATGCCAACAACATCTCCCTCAAAGCAACGAAGAATTACTAACTAGATTAACCGCCATGCAAGAACTTGCTGAAAAAGGACTGCGAGACGTGAAAACGGCAATTTTTTCTTTGACTGATAATGCCCCCTCCCGGGGATTAGTCCCATTAATTTCACAGATGTTGATAGAATTCGAGAAAGAAACCGGGATCAAAACTAAGTTCTTATGCACGGGCAACGACCAAAAAATTGGCCCGGCCCCAATATCTGTTGCTCGTGATATTGTGCGTGAAGCGTTAACCAATATTCGGAAACATAGTCAAAGTGACATAGCGATAATAACATTATCGATAAAAGCTAATGAAACTATCCTCGCTATTCACGATATGGGAATAGGACTGCCCCCATCATGGCAGACTCCCCTTAGCTATGGCATCCGATCTATGGATACCTTGGCCCGCCGAATTGGAGGCCATTTTGCGATATTCGGTCATGACGAAGGTGGCACGACAGTCCGCGTTATTCTCCCTAATAATGCTAAACCGACTAAATCGAGGACCTCACCATGTATCGAGTAA
- a CDS encoding response regulator, with protein sequence MYRVIIADDHELTRRGLRQVLSDTHEFRVVGEAADGNTAWDLIQKFHPEIALLDIRMDGLQGPAVCRLVKDAGLPTACIILTSYTDEILLRSALVNGARGYIIKDVTSLELIDNIRQVLTQGAVLDPKLTAHVIRWVEEDHLKFPDPLKPLDIRILSLVAEGFTNKEIGMTLNLSENTVKAHINAIVETLGAKNRVEAAIIAYRYGLI encoded by the coding sequence ATGTATCGAGTAATCATAGCCGATGACCACGAACTGACCCGACGAGGTCTACGACAAGTCTTATCAGATACCCATGAATTTCGCGTAGTTGGTGAGGCAGCCGACGGGAATACAGCATGGGATCTCATCCAGAAATTTCATCCCGAAATCGCCTTGTTAGACATTCGCATGGATGGACTCCAAGGACCGGCAGTCTGCCGTTTAGTGAAGGACGCCGGTCTACCTACGGCTTGCATTATCCTGACCAGTTATACGGATGAAATCTTATTACGGTCTGCGCTGGTCAATGGTGCCCGCGGTTATATCATTAAAGATGTTACAAGTCTGGAACTGATTGACAACATTCGGCAGGTTTTAACTCAGGGAGCTGTGTTAGACCCCAAATTGACAGCACATGTCATACGATGGGTTGAAGAGGATCATCTCAAATTCCCAGACCCGCTCAAACCCTTAGATATCCGTATTTTATCTCTCGTCGCTGAAGGCTTTACAAATAAAGAAATTGGTATGACCCTAAATCTCTCTGAAAACACAGTTAAGGCGCATATCAACGCGATAGTCGAAACTCTTGGTGCCAAGAACCGTGTAGAAGCCGCCATCATTGCCTACCGCTACGGTTTGATATAA